In Amaranthus tricolor cultivar Red isolate AtriRed21 chromosome 5, ASM2621246v1, whole genome shotgun sequence, a genomic segment contains:
- the LOC130814252 gene encoding phosphoinositide phospholipase C 4-like: MESYMICGCFSRKFKKAELQPPSDIIDLFNKYAECGPYMTADQLLNFMVEVQGESTATLTEAEKIVEEIKLRRKHPHIHMLITTRKSLTLDEFFSYLFSVDLNPPIKSQVHQDMTAPLSHYFIFTGHNSYLTGNQLSSDCSDVPIIKALQKGVRVIELDLWPTPNKQNVHVLHGKTLTTPVELMKCLKSIKEHAFTASPYPVILTLEDHLNPTLQAKVAKMIDETFGDMLFYPESEIPEAFPSPEELKYKVIISTKPPKEYLIADNDGKKGNGSQKEILELSGEEQVSDDNNKNNKNNTVDENIEEIDENEEEKYNDDGCVSEKAAEYKRMITIPGIKRGELKESLKVDPNKVSRLSWSEQLLAKAITSYGTDIIRYTQKNILRIFPKVTRFDSSNYEPFLGWMHGAQMVAFNMQGHGKQLWLMHGMFRANGGCGYVKKPDFLMNSSPDNKVFDPKANLSVKTTLKVKIYMGDGWRQDFKQTHFDTFSPPDFYVRVGIAGASADETMKKTKVIEDDWRPIWNEEFSFPLRIPELALLRVEVHEYDITDKDDFAGQTCLPVSELMPGIHALSLYDYKGHKYPFVKLLMHFTYV, from the exons ATGGAGAGTTACATGATATGTGGATGCTTTTCAAGGAAGTTCAAGAAGGCAGAACTACAACCGCCGTCGGATATTATAGATCTCTTCAATAAATACGCCGAATGTGGGCCCTACATGACGGCGGACCAGCTCCTAAATTTCATGGTGGAAGTTCAAGGAGAGTCCACCGCCACATTAACTGAGGCTGAGAAGATTGTGGAAGAGATCAAGTTAAGAAGAAAACATCCTCATATACATATGCTTATTACTACTAGAAAATCTCTTACTCTTGATGAATTCTTTTCTTACCTTTTCTCAGTTGACCTCAATCCACCTATCAAGTCTCAG GTGCATCAAGATATGACAGCTCCATTATCTCATTATTTCATATTCACTGGACATAATTCATACTTGACTGGCAATCAACTGAGCAGTGATTGCAGTGATGTTCCCATAATCAAAGCATTGCAGAAAGGTGTTAGGGTTATAGAGCTTGATCTTTGGCCTACTCCTAACAAACAAAATGTTCATGTTTTGCATGGAAA GACTCTAACAACTCCAGTGGAGCTCATGAAATGTCTCAAATCAATTAAAGAACATGCTTTTACAGCATCTCCTTATCCTGTCATTTTAACTCTTGAAGATCATCTCAATCCCACTCTTCAAGCCAAAGTAGCCAAA atGATCGATGAAACGTTTGGGGATATGCTGTTCTATCCTGAATCGGAGATACCAGAGGCTTTTCCATCCCCAGAAGAATTGAAGTATAAGGTGATCATCTCCACAAAACCTCCGAAGGAGTATCTTATAGCTGATAATGACGGCAAGAAAGGCAATGGATCACAAAAGGAAATTCTAGAACTTTCTGGAGAAGAACAAGTATCAGATGATAATAACAAG aacaacaaaaataatactgTAGATGAAAATATTGAAGAGATAGATGAAAACGAAGAAGAGAAGTATAATGATGATGGTTGTGTAAGTGAAAAAGCAGCAGAATACAAGAGAATGATAACGATTCCAGGGATAAAAAGAGGTGAATTGAAGGAGTCATTGAAGGTTGATCCTAATAAAGTCAGTCGTCTTAGTTGGAGTGAACAACTTCTTGCTAAGGCAATCACTTCTTATGGAACTGATATTATTAG GTATAcccaaaaaaatattctaaggaTATTCCCTAAAGTTACGCGGTTCGACTCTTCCAACTATGAGCCTTTTCTTGGTTGGATGCATGGAGCTCAAATGGTCGCGTTCAACATGCAG GGTCATGGAAAACAGCTATGGTTGATGCATGGGATGTTTAGAGCCAATGGAGGCTGTGGTTATGTAAAAAAGCCTGATTTCCTAATGAACTCGAGTCCTGATAAcaaagtttttgatccaaaaGCAAATTTATCAGTGAAGACTACATTAAAG GTGAAAATTTACATGGGAGATGGATGGCGCCAAGACTTTAAACAGACCCATTTTGATACATTTTCTCCACCGGATTTCTATGTTAGG GTGGGAATAGCAGGAGCATCAGCAGATGAAACaatgaagaaaacaaaagtaatAGAGGATGATTGGAGACCTATTTGGAATGAAGAGTTTAGTTTCCCACTAAGAATACCAGAATTAGCTTTGCTTAGAGTTGAAGTTCATGAATATGATATCACTGATAAAGATGATTTTGCTGGCCAAACTTGTTTGCCTGTCTCTGAATTGATGCCTGGGATTCATGCACTTTCCCTATATGATTACAAAGGACACAAATATCCTTTTGTTAAGCTTTTGATGCACTTTACGTATGTCTAA